The proteins below come from a single Micromonospora citrea genomic window:
- a CDS encoding dihydrodipicolinate synthase family protein yields MTTPAPRFAGVVPPTVTPLTQEGEVDVNSLERLVERMLAAGVDGIFALGSSGETVFLTDRQRDQALEAIVKTVGGVVPVIAGCIEPTTRRVLDRAEASARLGADALVVTAPFYAIVGPHEVERHFRSVAASAELPTLAYDIPVCVHTKLSTGLLTRLAAEGVLAGVKDSSGDDVAFRQLVLAVAEHAPDAGFGLLTGHEVVVDAMMLAGASGSVPGLGNVDPAGYVRLHRACVGGDWDAARREQDRLTRLFRIVEAADPATAAGATRGVGAFKTALALLGVIDSNAVSLPLRPLDADETARVRTQLELAGLL; encoded by the coding sequence GTGACCACCCCAGCCCCGCGGTTCGCCGGAGTCGTGCCGCCGACCGTCACCCCCCTGACCCAGGAGGGCGAGGTCGACGTCAACTCCCTCGAACGGCTCGTCGAGCGGATGCTCGCCGCCGGCGTCGACGGCATCTTCGCGCTGGGCAGCTCGGGCGAGACCGTGTTCCTCACCGACCGGCAGCGGGACCAGGCCCTCGAGGCCATCGTCAAGACGGTGGGGGGCGTCGTACCCGTCATCGCGGGCTGCATCGAGCCGACCACCCGGCGGGTGCTCGACCGGGCCGAGGCGTCGGCGCGGCTGGGCGCCGACGCGCTGGTGGTGACCGCGCCCTTCTACGCCATCGTCGGCCCGCACGAGGTCGAGCGGCACTTCCGGTCGGTCGCCGCGTCGGCCGAACTGCCTACGCTCGCGTACGACATCCCGGTCTGCGTGCACACCAAGCTCTCCACCGGCCTGCTCACCCGGCTCGCCGCGGAAGGGGTGCTCGCCGGGGTCAAGGACTCCAGCGGCGACGACGTGGCCTTCCGGCAGCTGGTGCTGGCGGTCGCGGAACACGCGCCGGACGCCGGCTTCGGCCTGCTGACCGGGCACGAGGTGGTCGTCGACGCGATGATGCTGGCCGGCGCCTCCGGCTCCGTGCCCGGGCTGGGCAACGTGGACCCGGCCGGCTACGTCCGGCTGCACCGGGCCTGCGTCGGCGGCGACTGGGACGCCGCCCGCCGCGAGCAGGACCGGCTGACCCGGTTGTTCCGCATCGTCGAGGCCGCCGACCCCGCCACGGCGGCCGGGGCGACCAGGGGCGTCGGCGCGTTCAAGACCGCCCTCGCCCTGCTCGGCGTCATCGACAGCAACGCCGTCTCCCTTCCCCTGCGGCCGCTCGACGCCGACGAGACGGCGAGGGTGCGCACCCAGCTCGAACTGGCGGGACTGCTCTGA
- a CDS encoding oligopeptide/dipeptide ABC transporter ATP-binding protein, with the protein MSGTPLREPIVELHDVHVQHRTRGGGLFNRARVHALTGADLAVRPGETVGIVGESGCGKSTLAKVLVGLQRPTSGVVSFAGKDVWSMSAAERRRHIGAGVGMVFQDPATSLNRRMPVRDILRDPLDVHRRGTRAQREARVAELMALVGLPRSVAEVLPSQLSGGQRQRVSIARALALEPGLVIADEPTSALDVSVRAQILNLLLDLKDRLGLAMVFVSHDIQTVKRISDRVITMYLGRIVEQAPAALLPEGARHPYTRALFSATPGLLSPIDPIPLVGPVPSATRPPSGCPFRTRCWNATDHCATEMPPPERADADGDDAHEFRCHHPVPAGTSNAELVELAGAATGRTTPLHVEETA; encoded by the coding sequence ATGAGCGGGACACCCCTGCGCGAGCCGATCGTCGAGCTGCACGACGTGCACGTGCAGCACCGCACCCGCGGCGGCGGCCTGTTCAACCGGGCGCGGGTGCACGCCCTCACCGGCGCGGACCTCGCCGTGCGCCCCGGCGAGACCGTCGGCATCGTCGGCGAGTCCGGCTGCGGCAAGTCCACCCTGGCCAAGGTCCTCGTCGGGCTCCAACGGCCGACCAGCGGCGTGGTCAGCTTCGCCGGCAAGGACGTGTGGTCGATGAGCGCGGCGGAACGCCGCCGGCACATCGGCGCGGGCGTCGGCATGGTCTTCCAGGACCCGGCGACCTCGCTGAACCGTCGCATGCCCGTCCGCGACATCCTGCGCGACCCGCTCGACGTGCACCGCCGCGGCACCAGGGCGCAGCGCGAGGCACGGGTCGCGGAGCTGATGGCCCTGGTGGGACTGCCGCGCTCCGTCGCCGAGGTGCTGCCGAGCCAGCTCTCCGGCGGCCAGCGGCAGCGGGTGTCCATCGCGCGGGCCCTGGCCCTGGAGCCGGGACTGGTCATCGCCGACGAGCCCACCAGCGCCCTCGACGTCTCGGTCCGCGCCCAGATCCTCAACCTGCTGCTGGACCTCAAGGACCGGCTCGGGCTGGCGATGGTCTTCGTCTCCCACGACATCCAGACCGTCAAGCGGATCAGCGACCGCGTGATCACCATGTACCTCGGCCGGATCGTCGAGCAGGCGCCGGCCGCCCTGCTCCCCGAGGGCGCCCGGCACCCGTACACCCGCGCGCTCTTCTCCGCGACGCCGGGTCTGCTCTCGCCGATCGACCCCATTCCGCTCGTCGGGCCCGTTCCCTCCGCCACCCGGCCGCCCAGCGGCTGCCCCTTCCGGACCCGGTGCTGGAACGCCACCGACCACTGCGCCACCGAGATGCCACCGCCTGAGCGGGCCGACGCCGACGGCGACGACGCCCACGAGTTCCGGTGCCATCACCCCGTCCCCGCCGGGACCAGCAACGCGGAGCTGGTCGAGCTCGCCGGCGCGGCGACGGGCCGCACCACCCCCCTACATGTCGAGGAGACAGCGTGA